From the Methylobacterium sp. FF17 genome, one window contains:
- a CDS encoding DUF6894 family protein: MPRYHFNVYDGVILLDKKGVELPDDMFARREAIRYAGVLLEEGARLESLGREWRMEVTDGTELILFRLDFFVTPSAAVSSSEKPSSET; the protein is encoded by the coding sequence GTGCCTCGCTATCACTTCAACGTCTATGACGGCGTGATCCTTCTCGACAAAAAGGGTGTCGAGTTGCCGGACGACATGTTCGCGCGACGAGAGGCTATCAGGTATGCTGGCGTACTTCTTGAGGAAGGCGCAAGGCTAGAAAGTCTCGGCAGAGAATGGCGGATGGAGGTCACCGACGGCACTGAACTCATATTGTTCAGGCTCGACTTCTTTGTGACGCCATCAGCGGCTGTTAGCTCATCAGAAAAGCCAAGTAGCGAAACTTAA